One Azoarcus sp. DN11 DNA segment encodes these proteins:
- the glyQ gene encoding glycine--tRNA ligase subunit alpha yields MSLQKPTFQQVILTLQQFWGDRGCVLLQPYDLEVGAGTSHTATFLRAIGPEPWNAAYVQPSRRPKDGRYGENPNRLQHYYQFQVVLKPSPLNIQELYLDSLRALGIDTNAHDVRFVEDDWENPTLGAWGLGWEVWLDGMEVTQFTYFQQVGGLDCKPVLGEITYGLERLAMYLQGVENVYDLVWAVYPDGRKVTYGDVYHQNEVEQSTYNFEHANVDFFFSLFGNYESEAKRMIEIGLALPAYELVLKAAHSFNMLDARGAISVTERAAYIGRIRNLSRAVAQAYYDSRESLGFPMLNTAATKTEAA; encoded by the coding sequence ATGTCCCTGCAAAAACCCACCTTCCAGCAAGTCATCCTGACGCTCCAGCAATTCTGGGGCGATCGCGGCTGCGTGCTGCTGCAGCCCTACGACCTCGAAGTCGGCGCCGGCACCTCGCACACCGCGACCTTCCTGCGCGCGATCGGCCCCGAGCCGTGGAACGCCGCCTACGTGCAGCCCTCGCGCCGCCCCAAGGACGGCCGCTACGGCGAGAACCCCAACCGCCTGCAGCACTACTACCAGTTCCAGGTCGTGCTCAAGCCCTCGCCGCTGAACATCCAGGAGCTCTACCTCGACTCGCTGCGCGCGCTCGGCATCGACACCAATGCGCACGACGTGCGCTTCGTCGAGGACGACTGGGAAAACCCCACGCTCGGCGCCTGGGGCCTCGGCTGGGAAGTGTGGCTCGACGGCATGGAAGTCACGCAGTTCACCTATTTTCAGCAGGTCGGCGGCCTCGACTGCAAGCCGGTGCTCGGCGAGATCACCTACGGCCTCGAGCGCCTCGCGATGTACCTGCAAGGCGTCGAGAACGTCTATGACCTCGTCTGGGCGGTCTATCCGGACGGCCGCAAAGTCACTTACGGCGACGTCTACCACCAGAACGAAGTCGAGCAATCGACCTACAACTTCGAGCACGCCAACGTCGACTTCTTCTTCTCGCTCTTCGGCAACTACGAATCCGAAGCCAAGCGCATGATCGAGATCGGCCTCGCGCTGCCCGCCTACGAACTGGTCCTGAAGGCCGCGCACAGCTTCAACATGCTCGATGCGCGTGGCGCGATTTCCGTCACCGAGCGCGCCGCCTACATCGGCCGCATCCGCAACCTGTCGCGCGCCGTCGCGCAGGCCTATTACGACTCCCGCGAGAGCCTGGGCTTCCCGATGCTCAACACCGCTGCAACCAAGACGGAGGCCGCATGA